One Synergistaceae bacterium genomic window carries:
- a CDS encoding metallophosphoesterase has product MIPYTLIVFILANLYLYMELRSAFRKGRWNGVYLLWAVVGAVAPFVFKMNLWSGRVVEVLSSLSFAWVAIVGMTCVGMFFADVLALMARLMDRIWGTEWRPFLAPHRRVPVVLFLAAVLTLYSLYEAWNIRRVDLTFETRKLPEGVERLRLVHLTDTHIGGVCSLERLRKVMDIVRSAEPDLLVITGDLLDRDASFSQDEAEPLFTHGARFGAYAVTGNHEFHAEIERVEDFMRNAGVILLRDAQVDVAGITIVGLDDPAKFGRYVLELPELPDGLTFPEDRFVLLLKHRPGVLPETEGKFDLQLSGHTHGGQIWPYHYAVQWFYGHVQGLSYKGTSAVYVSNGAGGLPLRFLAPPEVTVIDLVKPVKSVISGN; this is encoded by the coding sequence TTGATTCCCTATACTTTGATTGTTTTTATTCTCGCCAACTTATACCTTTACATGGAATTGCGATCAGCCTTCAGAAAGGGACGTTGGAACGGGGTTTATTTGTTGTGGGCCGTCGTGGGAGCGGTCGCGCCCTTCGTCTTCAAGATGAATCTGTGGTCTGGACGCGTAGTGGAGGTTCTCTCCTCCTTGTCTTTCGCGTGGGTTGCGATCGTGGGGATGACTTGTGTGGGCATGTTCTTCGCGGACGTCCTCGCTCTGATGGCCAGACTCATGGATCGAATATGGGGGACCGAGTGGCGTCCTTTCCTCGCGCCCCATAGGCGAGTGCCCGTCGTGTTGTTTTTGGCGGCGGTGTTGACGCTCTATAGCCTTTACGAGGCCTGGAACATTCGACGCGTGGACCTAACCTTCGAGACGCGAAAGCTACCGGAGGGCGTCGAGCGTCTGCGTCTGGTACACCTCACAGATACTCACATCGGCGGGGTTTGTTCTTTGGAGCGACTTCGAAAGGTTATGGATATCGTGCGATCAGCGGAACCGGACCTTTTGGTGATAACGGGAGACCTACTGGACCGTGACGCGAGTTTTAGCCAGGACGAGGCGGAACCGCTGTTCACTCACGGGGCGCGGTTCGGAGCCTATGCTGTCACGGGCAATCACGAATTTCACGCGGAAATCGAACGAGTGGAGGACTTCATGCGAAACGCTGGGGTGATTTTGCTTCGAGACGCTCAGGTGGACGTCGCGGGCATCACCATCGTCGGTCTGGACGACCCCGCGAAATTCGGGCGGTATGTCTTGGAGCTCCCAGAGTTGCCCGATGGCCTAACGTTTCCAGAGGACCGGTTCGTGCTGCTCTTGAAACATCGTCCAGGGGTTCTTCCGGAAACGGAGGGAAAGTTTGACCTGCAACTGTCTGGTCATACTCACGGTGGGCAAATCTGGCCCTACCACTACGCGGTACAATGGTTCTACGGACACGTTCAAGGCTTGTCCTACAAGGGCACGAGCGCTGTCTACGTCAGTAACGGCGCGGGAGGATTGCCACTACGTTTCTTGGCGCCGCCGGAAGTCACGGTCATTGACTTAGTGAAGCCGGTAAAAAGCGTAATCAGCGGAAACTGA
- a CDS encoding metallophosphoesterase, which yields MIHGVLIFLTATNVYLYWKLRSGFGGGSLIGWNGIYLIWALGGVVLPFVSRSGLLGSGRASEILFALSFTWVAIVGMACMVFLTVDVASLVAHLVDWALGTSSRRFFAPRKCVPATLILVAMMALYSFYEAWTVRRVDLTLETTKLPEGMERLRLAHLTDIHIGGVYTVGRLRKVMDIVRSAKPDLLVMTGDLVDGDMRFRQEEEKLLSTHGARFGAFAVTGNHDFYSGIEQAETFTRRAGFSLLRDEQTEVAGIVIIGLDDPARFGRGVFDPGHFPENLKFPDDKFVLLLKHRPQVPDGIEGKFDLQLSGHTHGGQIWPFGYVAKWINKHVQHLSYRGDSAIYISNGAGFWGPPLRFLTPPEVTVVDLLQKPK from the coding sequence TTGATTCATGGCGTTTTGATTTTTTTAACGGCCACTAACGTGTATCTTTATTGGAAGCTGCGTTCGGGGTTCGGGGGCGGATCTTTGATTGGATGGAACGGAATCTATCTGATCTGGGCACTTGGGGGTGTTGTGTTGCCCTTCGTTTCCCGATCCGGTCTCTTGGGTTCGGGGCGCGCGTCGGAAATTTTATTTGCCCTTTCTTTTACCTGGGTCGCGATCGTGGGCATGGCCTGCATGGTTTTCCTTACCGTAGACGTGGCTTCCTTGGTGGCTCATCTTGTGGATTGGGCGTTGGGAACCTCGTCCCGCCGATTTTTTGCGCCACGCAAGTGCGTGCCCGCGACCCTCATTTTGGTTGCGATGATGGCGCTCTATAGCTTTTATGAAGCCTGGACAGTCCGGCGCGTGGACTTGACCCTGGAAACGACGAAGCTACCGGAAGGTATGGAGCGCCTGCGGCTGGCGCATTTGACGGATATCCACATCGGCGGGGTGTATACGGTAGGACGGCTTCGGAAGGTCATGGACATCGTGCGCTCGGCAAAACCAGACCTTTTGGTGATGACGGGAGATCTGGTGGACGGTGACATGCGTTTCCGCCAGGAGGAGGAGAAATTGCTATCCACCCACGGAGCACGGTTTGGGGCCTTCGCCGTTACGGGCAACCATGATTTTTACTCAGGCATCGAACAGGCGGAGACTTTTACAAGGCGCGCCGGCTTCTCACTGCTGCGGGACGAACAAACGGAGGTTGCCGGTATCGTCATCATCGGCCTGGACGATCCCGCAAGGTTCGGAAGGGGCGTCTTCGATCCGGGGCATTTTCCAGAAAACCTGAAGTTCCCCGATGACAAATTCGTCTTGCTCTTGAAGCACCGCCCGCAAGTCCCTGACGGCATAGAGGGCAAGTTCGACCTTCAACTGTCCGGCCACACTCACGGCGGACAGATCTGGCCTTTCGGCTATGTGGCAAAGTGGATAAACAAACACGTTCAGCACCTGTCCTATAGAGGCGACAGCGCTATTTACATCAGCAATGGAGCCGGGTTCTGGGGTCCGCCCCTGCGCTTCCTGACACCTCCAGAGGTCACGGTCGTTGATTTGCTGCAAAAGCCTAAGTGA
- a CDS encoding GNAT family N-acetyltransferase, with amino-acid sequence MSSERVLRAPSDFKQRAELLASRGLSVPGGEDVVLGLFDEELLVATGSLVGRVIEGVAVKKEREGQGLTSELLSFLLRYASDAGIWNLFLFTKPTEALRFVDLGFRFVASTDSAALLEWGRPGIEEFLKNLALQSSGRFSDRFEDQFEDRFKDQFKDRFEDQFEENGEKTSRRGERSFSCNCGCVVANCNPFTRGHRYLIETASLVSERLYVIVVEDPGGVVNAANRPAFPFEVRFRLVREGVKDLRNVFVLSGGEYVISAATFPSYFTGEKDVAFVHAALDLEIFATRIAPALSITRRFVGTEPFSPVTNIYNETMKRLLPRHGIAVEELERIQVGGTAVSASRVRALLRKGSVEDARELVPPCTWRFLDSSEAEPVLRKLRG; translated from the coding sequence ATGAGTTCTGAACGGGTTCTCCGCGCTCCCTCAGACTTCAAGCAAAGAGCCGAGCTTCTCGCCTCCAGGGGGCTTTCCGTTCCGGGCGGAGAGGATGTCGTCTTAGGGCTTTTCGACGAAGAGCTACTTGTGGCCACAGGGTCACTGGTGGGGCGCGTCATTGAGGGCGTTGCCGTAAAAAAGGAACGCGAAGGCCAAGGGTTGACATCCGAACTTCTGAGCTTTTTGTTGAGATACGCCTCCGACGCTGGAATATGGAATCTTTTTCTCTTCACCAAACCCACCGAGGCGTTGCGCTTCGTTGACCTGGGGTTCCGTTTCGTGGCCTCCACGGACTCCGCCGCGTTGTTGGAGTGGGGACGGCCGGGGATAGAAGAGTTTCTAAAGAATTTGGCGCTCCAATCGTCGGGGCGATTTTCGGATCGATTTGAAGATCAATTTGAAGATCGATTTAAAGATCAATTTAAAGATCGATTTGAAGATCAATTTGAAGAAAACGGGGAAAAAACTTCGCGCCGAGGAGAGCGGAGTTTTAGTTGCAATTGCGGTTGCGTGGTGGCCAACTGTAACCCCTTCACGCGAGGACACCGATACCTCATCGAAACGGCGTCCCTCGTCAGCGAGCGCCTTTACGTCATTGTGGTCGAGGACCCAGGGGGAGTCGTAAACGCCGCCAACCGGCCGGCCTTTCCCTTCGAGGTTCGGTTCCGGCTCGTGCGCGAGGGCGTGAAGGACCTTCGTAACGTTTTCGTTCTTAGCGGAGGGGAGTATGTGATTTCCGCCGCCACTTTTCCCTCCTACTTCACTGGGGAGAAAGATGTCGCCTTCGTCCACGCGGCCCTCGACCTGGAAATCTTCGCGACCCGCATCGCCCCGGCCCTTTCCATAACCAGACGTTTTGTGGGTACCGAGCCTTTTTCCCCCGTGACGAACATCTACAACGAGACCATGAAGCGCCTTCTGCCCCGGCACGGTATCGCGGTGGAGGAACTGGAGCGGATACAAGTGGGCGGTACGGCCGTCAGCGCGTCCCGCGTCCGTGCCCTCCTGAGGAAAGGAAGCGTCGAGGATGCGCGTGAACTCGTTCCTCCTTGCACGTGGCGCTTTCTCGACTCCTCCGAAGCCGAGCCAGTGCTGCGAAAACTGCGTGGATAA
- the citX gene encoding citrate lyase holo-[acyl-carrier protein] synthase: MRQSLCSNVPNAVAALLNAREERWLRRLALSERGTLLTVTLNLPGPDKCLPQWLAFYAAARNDLEENLAIRGYDVVLASFYLSAAGPETHFLLVDKAIKAAELKRAMVDFEERYPAGRLLDLDVMASEGEPLGRESLGLPPRSCLCCSRPAKECAAQARHPLDQVLRAAERFLRVFE, translated from the coding sequence ATGAGACAAAGCCTTTGCTCAAATGTTCCTAACGCTGTTGCCGCTTTGCTGAATGCGCGAGAGGAGCGGTGGCTACGACGTCTAGCCTTGTCGGAGCGTGGCACTCTCCTCACTGTTACCCTCAACCTGCCGGGGCCGGACAAATGCCTGCCTCAGTGGTTGGCGTTTTACGCCGCCGCCCGGAACGACTTAGAAGAAAACTTAGCCATTCGAGGATATGACGTTGTTCTCGCGTCCTTTTACCTGAGCGCCGCAGGGCCAGAGACCCATTTTCTCCTTGTGGATAAGGCGATTAAGGCGGCGGAACTCAAGCGCGCGATGGTCGATTTCGAGGAACGCTACCCAGCGGGACGGCTTTTGGACCTGGACGTCATGGCCAGCGAAGGAGAACCCTTGGGGCGGGAATCGCTTGGCCTACCTCCTCGTTCTTGTCTTTGTTGTTCTCGGCCGGCCAAGGAATGCGCGGCCCAGGCGCGGCATCCTCTCGATCAGGTCCTGCGGGCGGCCGAACGCTTCTTACGCGTTTTTGAATGA
- a CDS encoding DUF4139 domain-containing protein, whose protein sequence is MMFLLTGIMGITGEAQEANATRMDKVPPVISVDFYPSGARFVFEIFEVAEDPGYREFEFYLPGAFDFQNVRPLTQGDVTTFSVDSLNLGRWEPQELEPLKRIVADRTRELNLLQGRQRALKQALSLFDAPLSLDIKDPQLLSHVDDLYNARLRFESRMVDARIAVKEAKEELRKAEEELKLLQAEREGKRPYNDESILRVCGTAVKPAPILVEAYTSAARWNARYDMDLSSETGDIVAKMRAQVWQKTGLNIEGEFSFHTRHPSSTVPLYELGPLRVNLRRQPPKPLVKNDRASMAMMESGEANMFKALDAKPVSPMEVPVMNLTPADITVKGIGEIKGDGTREDIALGVFQMKSDVLLVSIPEQNSETWIVASMDHSSSSLSSTIPLLPGPADLTVNGAGSGKTNIPAFGLQEQIPFGMASRLTSRKEPFVSKTGTTWIGKGVLEDGYTLIVTNGTETAWEVLVKDRIPIPVNEKIQLEVKKIAPTPAERDPENRLTWKIDLQPGETKRIVVEFTLHYPSDETLEYIR, encoded by the coding sequence ATGATGTTTCTTTTGACAGGAATCATGGGAATCACAGGCGAAGCCCAGGAAGCCAACGCAACCAGGATGGACAAAGTCCCGCCAGTGATATCGGTGGACTTTTATCCCAGCGGAGCCCGCTTTGTTTTTGAGATTTTCGAGGTTGCCGAGGACCCTGGTTACCGGGAGTTTGAGTTCTACCTGCCGGGGGCCTTCGACTTTCAAAACGTGCGCCCTCTGACCCAGGGTGATGTAACTACCTTCAGTGTCGATTCATTGAATCTCGGCCGCTGGGAGCCACAGGAGCTGGAGCCCCTGAAGCGGATCGTTGCGGACAGAACCCGAGAACTCAATCTGCTGCAGGGGCGTCAAAGGGCTTTGAAGCAGGCTCTATCCTTGTTCGACGCTCCTCTCTCTCTGGATATAAAAGACCCGCAACTGCTGTCCCACGTGGATGACCTGTACAACGCGCGCCTTCGCTTCGAGTCCCGGATGGTGGACGCGCGTATCGCCGTCAAAGAAGCAAAAGAGGAATTGCGGAAGGCCGAGGAGGAACTGAAATTGCTCCAGGCCGAACGTGAAGGCAAGAGGCCTTATAACGACGAGTCTATCCTTCGAGTTTGCGGAACCGCGGTGAAGCCTGCTCCCATTTTAGTCGAGGCCTATACTTCCGCTGCCAGGTGGAACGCGCGTTACGACATGGACTTGAGCAGCGAGACGGGCGATATAGTCGCGAAAATGCGGGCTCAGGTCTGGCAGAAGACGGGGCTAAACATCGAAGGCGAGTTTTCTTTCCACACGCGTCACCCATCCTCCACGGTGCCCCTCTATGAGCTGGGACCTCTGCGGGTGAACCTGAGAAGGCAACCCCCGAAGCCCTTGGTTAAGAATGACCGCGCGTCGATGGCGATGATGGAATCTGGAGAAGCGAACATGTTTAAGGCGCTTGACGCCAAACCCGTGTCTCCTATGGAGGTGCCCGTCATGAACTTGACACCGGCGGACATCACCGTGAAAGGGATAGGGGAGATCAAAGGGGATGGTACCCGGGAGGACATCGCATTAGGGGTTTTTCAAATGAAAAGCGACGTTTTGTTGGTCTCCATTCCTGAGCAAAACAGCGAAACGTGGATTGTCGCCAGCATGGATCACTCCTCTTCATCCCTGTCGTCCACCATACCCCTTTTGCCGGGTCCAGCTGACTTGACCGTGAATGGCGCCGGCAGCGGTAAAACGAACATCCCAGCCTTCGGTTTGCAGGAACAAATCCCCTTCGGCATGGCCTCGCGATTGACCTCTCGTAAAGAACCTTTTGTTTCTAAAACGGGAACCACCTGGATCGGCAAGGGCGTTCTGGAGGACGGTTATACTCTCATCGTCACCAATGGGACGGAGACAGCGTGGGAGGTTCTCGTGAAAGACCGTATTCCCATACCCGTGAACGAGAAAATACAACTCGAGGTGAAAAAAATTGCCCCGACTCCAGCGGAACGGGACCCAGAGAACCGCCTGACGTGGAAAATCGATCTCCAGCCCGGCGAGACGAAACGAATCGTTGTGGAGTTCACGCTTCATTACCCCAGCGACGAGACGTTGGAATACATACGATAG
- a CDS encoding triphosphoribosyl-dephospho-CoA synthase, whose translation MTDLEIAGFAVRSLLLEASLAPKPGLVTPYNNGSHKDMNFQAFVKSALALIHCFETCAAVGRDFAGLPPEDALPSLRKAGLQGEKAMYRVTEGVNTHKGAIYLLGFLCAAVGRALGQSDALSGGVPPPRDLARSAGSFVRGTVQRELVSLARKAPTAFTAGERAYRDCGFTGARGEVEGGYPLTLEALSYLDTQLSFTQLQLPSCRLKDALVDTFFFIVARNSDTNLYARGGLEGVETAKTLAQEVLRSGGVSTPQGREKIRSAEKIFVQKNLSPGGSADILSSTVFLLQIMELAIYAQDAVSLAGNEE comes from the coding sequence ATGACGGATCTGGAAATAGCGGGGTTCGCCGTCCGATCCCTTCTGCTCGAAGCCTCTCTCGCCCCTAAACCTGGACTGGTGACACCTTATAACAACGGATCCCACAAGGATATGAATTTTCAGGCATTTGTAAAAAGCGCATTAGCTCTGATCCACTGTTTCGAGACGTGCGCCGCCGTCGGGCGAGATTTCGCGGGACTCCCTCCCGAAGACGCTCTTCCTTCTCTTCGTAAAGCGGGGCTTCAAGGGGAAAAGGCCATGTACCGCGTCACGGAGGGAGTCAACACGCATAAAGGAGCCATATACCTGCTGGGTTTTTTGTGCGCCGCCGTCGGAAGAGCGCTTGGACAATCGGATGCTTTATCAGGAGGAGTTCCGCCTCCGAGAGATTTAGCACGATCAGCTGGGTCTTTTGTCCGGGGGACCGTTCAGCGAGAACTCGTCTCCCTCGCGCGCAAAGCCCCTACCGCTTTCACAGCGGGGGAACGAGCCTATCGAGACTGCGGCTTCACGGGAGCGCGAGGCGAGGTGGAGGGCGGATACCCCTTAACGCTGGAAGCCCTATCGTATCTCGACACCCAATTATCTTTTACTCAATTACAATTGCCTTCCTGCCGGCTTAAGGACGCTCTCGTGGATACGTTTTTTTTTATCGTCGCCCGCAATTCTGACACCAACCTCTACGCGCGGGGCGGTCTGGAGGGCGTCGAAACGGCGAAAACGCTGGCTCAGGAGGTCCTTCGGAGCGGTGGGGTATCGACTCCCCAAGGGCGCGAAAAAATACGGAGCGCAGAAAAGATCTTCGTCCAAAAAAACCTGAGCCCTGGCGGAAGCGCGGATATTTTATCCTCCACGGTTTTTCTGCTTCAGATTATGGAACTTGCCATATACGCCCAAGATGCCGTATCATTA
- a CDS encoding GntR family transcriptional regulator, translated as MSQVIAVEDIRPIRELVYEYLKSAIGTGEIPSGRRLNESELALKLNISRTPIREAIRKLESDGLVEAIPRRGVVVRDVDMTEIIEIYMIRQALEVMAFKAAAERITPKELKKARKYLCDAETLLSKKEFEEYFLVNELFTNVVIKAGHLPKITQLIASYRDQLRRYRKITLSEPHRQQKVIRQHSDILDAIENHDVEKVGDLVFQHLEDALEVCRRNNNAHA; from the coding sequence ATGTCGCAGGTCATAGCAGTAGAAGACATTAGACCCATTCGGGAATTGGTGTACGAATATCTGAAAAGCGCAATAGGAACAGGGGAGATTCCCAGCGGCAGACGATTGAATGAATCGGAGCTGGCTCTGAAGCTCAACATAAGTCGTACGCCTATCCGTGAAGCCATTCGGAAGCTAGAGTCTGATGGGCTGGTGGAGGCGATTCCCCGCCGAGGCGTTGTCGTTCGGGATGTTGACATGACGGAAATTATCGAAATCTACATGATTCGCCAAGCCTTGGAGGTCATGGCCTTCAAGGCCGCGGCGGAACGGATCACCCCGAAAGAACTGAAAAAAGCCCGAAAATATCTTTGCGACGCTGAAACCCTTCTGTCGAAAAAAGAATTTGAAGAGTACTTTCTCGTCAACGAATTGTTCACGAATGTTGTTATTAAAGCGGGCCACCTGCCAAAAATCACCCAGTTGATTGCCAGCTATCGCGACCAGCTTCGGCGGTATCGCAAGATTACCCTCTCAGAGCCGCATCGCCAACAGAAAGTGATACGGCAACATTCGGACATCTTGGATGCCATCGAAAACCACGACGTGGAGAAGGTAGGGGATCTCGTCTTTCAGCACCTGGAAGATGCTTTAGAGGTTTGCAGGCGCAACAACAATGCCCATGCCTGA
- a CDS encoding HAD family hydrolase codes for MLNLVKLLVFDHDMTIVDSSYVIASAINEVAHTLGKPFVTRQTVLEYAALPLEDFLRGIWGEWRREWIDLYREKAAPLEYEIRPFPNVPRALTALREMGIFLAVASNRYNPRIAMDKSETSQYFDAIVGPIDGLPHKPNPAMLENLMERFGVARQETLYVGDSDVDLATGLAAGVRAIGVTTGNFTRTRLEELGAWRVIDSIEDLLPIAAKDRNLAANAAGEKGGKREYHEHAARK; via the coding sequence GTGCTGAATTTGGTAAAGTTGTTAGTATTTGACCATGACATGACGATCGTAGACTCCAGTTACGTGATCGCGAGCGCGATCAATGAAGTGGCTCATACGCTCGGTAAGCCCTTTGTCACCCGTCAGACGGTGTTGGAATACGCGGCCCTTCCTCTGGAGGATTTTCTTCGGGGAATCTGGGGCGAGTGGAGGCGGGAATGGATCGACCTCTACCGCGAGAAAGCTGCGCCTCTCGAATATGAAATACGTCCGTTCCCCAACGTTCCACGCGCTTTGACGGCCTTGCGGGAAATGGGGATTTTTCTCGCCGTAGCCTCGAACCGGTACAATCCCCGGATAGCAATGGACAAAAGTGAAACCTCCCAGTACTTCGACGCGATTGTCGGCCCCATCGACGGATTGCCTCACAAGCCAAACCCCGCCATGTTGGAGAACCTGATGGAGCGCTTCGGCGTCGCTCGTCAGGAGACGCTTTACGTGGGGGACTCCGACGTAGATCTGGCGACGGGACTCGCCGCGGGGGTCCGCGCCATCGGCGTGACCACGGGAAACTTTACGCGGACGCGGCTCGAAGAGCTGGGGGCCTGGCGCGTGATTGACTCCATAGAGGATCTGTTGCCCATTGCCGCCAAGGACAGAAATCTTGCCGCGAACGCCGCGGGCGAAAAAGGCGGAAAACGTGAATATCATGAACATGCCGCGCGAAAATAA
- a CDS encoding thioredoxin domain-containing protein, which yields MPRTPRAKKAENVNIMNMPRENKLAGEKSPHLLLHARNPVEWYPWGKEAFELAQEEDKPIFLSIGYASCHWCHVMEKECFNDEEVAELLNDVCVSIKVDREERPDLDALFMEICQIQNGNDGWPLNLFLTPTGEPFFAATFLPKRTIGRMPGLADIIPRVKWLWLTQKEDVLQGAKDLADTLISRFPIIPGGPISILQARMVLKELRNSFDGIWGGFGFAPKFPCAPKLLFLLRFARSLRRSAAYEEEEIFSMVDLTLRKMWAGGIHDHIGGGYARYTTDERWTVPHFEKMLYDQAMLLWVAAAAQEMKPDAFYLKFAEDIVSCVTRDFLSPEACFWASLDADSEGEEGKYYIWTEDEIRVSLPQGDSGLFCAAYAVMPSGNFTNETTGRQTGYNVLYEAIPYMEVARRYGIRPPELVKRLENDRKFLLKAREKRPKPLVDNKILMDWNGLIIGALAYAGRIFEKKEWTLSAERAALFLQKVLVDPKGSWRRRYCAKEAAIPALPGDYAALMWGVMELYESATMSKQKRDWLKYAENLSLKLEERFWDEERGGFFLSAADEEYIFYRRKSAVDSAVPSANALAMMAYAALTGADPDNPKYPDRVKRVGSCFSRAALLRPTEHLSIITAFLEFTHVLELARIARIKEESAIADEEIEDQK from the coding sequence TTGCCGCGAACGCCGCGGGCGAAAAAGGCGGAAAACGTGAATATCATGAACATGCCGCGCGAAAATAAGCTAGCCGGGGAAAAAAGCCCCCATCTTCTGCTACACGCTCGAAATCCCGTGGAGTGGTATCCCTGGGGTAAAGAGGCTTTCGAGCTCGCTCAGGAAGAAGACAAGCCAATTTTCCTTTCTATCGGGTACGCCTCGTGTCATTGGTGCCACGTCATGGAAAAGGAGTGTTTCAACGACGAGGAAGTCGCCGAGCTGTTGAACGACGTGTGTGTTTCAATCAAGGTGGACCGAGAGGAACGCCCCGACCTGGACGCGCTGTTCATGGAGATCTGCCAGATCCAGAACGGCAACGACGGATGGCCGCTCAACCTTTTTTTGACTCCTACGGGAGAGCCTTTTTTTGCCGCTACGTTTCTGCCGAAGCGGACGATAGGGAGAATGCCCGGCTTGGCCGACATCATCCCCCGGGTCAAATGGCTGTGGCTGACCCAGAAAGAAGACGTCCTACAGGGCGCTAAAGACCTGGCGGACACGTTGATCTCTCGGTTTCCCATCATCCCTGGAGGTCCCATCAGCATACTCCAGGCAAGAATGGTGTTGAAAGAGTTAAGGAACTCGTTCGACGGAATTTGGGGTGGATTTGGTTTCGCTCCAAAGTTCCCTTGCGCTCCAAAATTGCTTTTTCTTTTGCGGTTCGCGCGGAGCTTGCGCAGGAGCGCGGCTTACGAGGAAGAGGAGATTTTCTCCATGGTCGATCTGACGCTTCGAAAAATGTGGGCAGGAGGGATTCACGACCACATAGGTGGCGGATACGCGCGGTATACCACGGACGAGCGCTGGACGGTCCCTCATTTTGAAAAGATGCTCTATGATCAGGCGATGCTTCTGTGGGTGGCGGCGGCGGCTCAGGAGATGAAGCCGGACGCCTTCTACCTCAAATTCGCGGAGGATATCGTGAGTTGCGTCACGCGGGATTTTCTATCCCCGGAGGCGTGTTTTTGGGCGTCCCTGGACGCGGACAGCGAGGGAGAGGAGGGTAAGTATTACATCTGGACAGAGGATGAGATTCGCGTGAGCCTGCCCCAGGGCGACTCGGGACTGTTCTGTGCGGCCTACGCCGTCATGCCGAGCGGGAATTTCACCAATGAGACGACAGGGAGGCAGACGGGATACAACGTGCTTTACGAGGCCATCCCCTACATGGAGGTGGCGAGGCGTTACGGCATTCGCCCGCCGGAATTGGTAAAACGCCTGGAAAACGACCGGAAATTTCTACTCAAGGCGCGAGAGAAACGGCCGAAACCCTTGGTGGACAACAAAATCTTAATGGACTGGAATGGCTTGATCATCGGAGCTCTGGCCTACGCCGGACGCATTTTCGAGAAAAAAGAATGGACGCTTTCCGCGGAAAGGGCCGCGCTTTTTTTGCAAAAAGTTCTGGTGGACCCCAAAGGCTCCTGGCGACGCCGCTATTGCGCGAAAGAGGCCGCCATTCCCGCGCTTCCTGGGGATTATGCCGCTCTGATGTGGGGAGTTATGGAGCTTTACGAGTCCGCGACGATGAGCAAACAGAAGAGAGACTGGTTGAAGTACGCAGAAAACCTCTCTCTGAAACTGGAGGAGCGCTTCTGGGACGAGGAACGAGGAGGATTTTTCCTTTCCGCCGCCGACGAGGAGTATATCTTTTACCGTCGCAAATCGGCCGTGGACAGCGCTGTTCCCTCTGCCAACGCGCTAGCGATGATGGCCTACGCCGCCTTGACCGGAGCGGACCCCGACAACCCCAAATACCCGGACAGGGTCAAAAGAGTGGGGTCTTGTTTCTCGCGGGCGGCCCTTTTGCGACCCACTGAGCACCTTTCCATCATCACGGCGTTTCTGGAGTTCACACATGTATTAGAACTCGCGCGTATAGCGCGTATAAAAGAAGAAAGCGCGATAGCCGATGAAGAAATAGAGGATCAAAAATAG